Genomic segment of Citrus sinensis cultivar Valencia sweet orange chromosome 7, DVS_A1.0, whole genome shotgun sequence:
AAATTTCTGCAGAATATATATTCATCAACCACCCACTTAACAAGAATACCCTTTGTCTTTCTTAGAGGTTGCAGATTATACGAAATTAGCCGACCAGAAGATGAAAaggcttttaaaaaaaaaaaaaaagtccggTGAAATATCCTTTCAGATAATAGCAAACAAATTGAAAAGGGCAGAAGAGTCCATTACATATCCGCATGACAGTCACCACAAAAAGCTCCCTCTTGCCTTCAACTTGTTACCCAAGAGCAGAGTACAAATCACACCAAACATTTCCAATGAAAAAACTTTAAGAACTGGGTTATGCATTTGCAATCTTCTGCTTTTCTTCGGCCTTTCCTTCTTTGTTTATATGAAAGCCCTCAATTTTGCGGGTAACCTCATCAGTTGAAGCTTTTAGTTTCCCAGTTTGAGCATTCCCAGTGCCTGAATGATTCTCTTCGTGATTTGGAGGGTTCGTCTGCCATATTCTAATTGTGCCATCTTCTGATCCTGAAGCATAGGATTCTCCTCCAGGTGAAAACCGCACGCAGTGGACAGGACCATGGTGACCTTTGTTGCATCCTGCATTCAAGATGAGGCTTCTTAGTTTGGACTCAATCCATGGTAATCTTGTTTATTCATTtggattaataaatttatgttcttCAATAATGTGCAATCAAAGACGAAGGAGGAAGAAGCCCAAAAAAGAGGAAGAGGCCCAGAACGGATGCGCCTATCTTTAGCTTGAACTAGCCTAAGAAGGCCAGAATAATGAAAAAGGCATCAGAATGCACATTTATCCCAGTGCTCAAATATCAGCTGGATGTTATGGCTATTAATAATCCATGTCATGATGCAACAAAAGAATATTGTAAGTTAGATCAGTTTGAAAAGGCACAAAGCAATGGAGAGTGAGAAATATCTGCTATAGGCATAAAACCATTATTCTACAATCCTACAAATGCAGAGGAACTAACCGATCTGTTCTCCGGTATGGAAATCAAATACATGAACCCACATATCTTCTCCTCCAGCAATGAATATATTGCCAAGTTTTGGTTCCAATGAAGCTGACTCTGTATTGCATGGCATATTGTAGCTCTTTACCAATCCGAAACTGAGGAATATACGGGAAAGAACTATATCAGCGATGTCTGCCATATTAGTAGGAGTGACAAAACTATCCAATTAGAACTTACTGATTTGCATCCCAAAACTTAACACTAGAACCATCAGCTGTAGTTATGTAGCGACCATCCCGACTCACTTCAGCACTGGTAACAGGTGACTTGGTCTCAAGAGTTTGGACAATTTTGCCACTTCTAGCATCCCATAACCTATAAAGATGCCACAAAGCAACGACTAAGTGAAATGATTCCAAAGTAAAGAAAACTTTACAGAAGATCAATGCAAATGTGAATACTAGTATACTTCAAAATCACGAAGGGATAATAATTAACTTCAACCaaaatgatgataatgaaaataaggTTAAAACCTAAACCATGAACCCAGTCAAAGAGAATAAGGTTTAAGGTACAAAAGATTCAAGCTCGAAACATGCATCTCTGGAGATGAACAAGATATGTGTCCAATACTATTAGCATATCAGGAATTTGAAGAGAGCCTGGTTAGGACatgataattttgattaacATTGTTTGCTTACCTCCTAATTAACATATAGAGATTATACGTGCATTCAGAAGGCCAAAGGCATTAACAACTCCATCACATGAGACTTGTGAACATATAACTGGGAGGAAGCCGGATTCAAGATTTTTATCATCTTAGATTCTGCCACGTATTTAACAGAAGTTATAACTCTGAATACAGTGCCATAATGAAAACATTTCCGAAATTTCACAAATAATGAGGATGTTTAATTGAGTTCACAGAACTagcacataaaaatattacatattCAGCATCGCATGTAGACTCACTTCATATCTGAAGTGGCTCCTTGTCAAGTACCAACTCATTCATCTCATATTTGTGTTAGAAGCATTATAAACTGTAACTGTAATCTCATGGAAAATACCCAGACATTCCAATTCAACTAATCAAAGAACTCAACATGATATTGGGTCATCCTGAATGattacttttgttttctcttgaAGATTTTAACCTGAAGCATTTAATTACTCTTCGTACCTCACACCACCGCTATCAGTGCAGGAACTTAGTATTGTCTGGTCACTGTGAAGCCATGCAACGGTTCTAATTGAACCAGAAGAATTGCCAACTTCTCTTGGAGATGCATCTGGACGattcaaatcaaatattcGAAGAATTTTCTCAAACCCCCCAGTGAGTAAAAGATGTGTGTCCTGTGAAAAGAATTAACTTATAGCATGCAGCAGGCTAAGTAAATAATTGTTGGAAACAGATTTTCGGAGTCCAGGCTCAAAGAATTCATGTGTAAGATAAACAAgataaagaaagaacaaaagcaCAGAGGACAGGAACAGATGaacaagatttaaaaaaaaaaaaaaggtaagaaGACAAACATCAATGTTCAAAGCCTGTCATGctgttaaaataaatgaataatcaAAGAACCAATAGGCCTTTAGCCCAGTGGGAGAACACTTGCTCTCACAATGTGTGGAGCAAGTGTTtgaacccccccccccccccataAGAGCAATTATAGAGGTTTAACTTCCTTCctcaattatgaaataattaaatgggTGGAGTCAGTCTTCTCCTTTACGGAATGCGGGTGGAGTAGGCGTTAGAGATGGTAAAATCTAGACAGtgctatataaaatttaatgtaaactGGTCTCAATAATTATCTGATTGTAATTATCAGTAgtaatctcatgtaatatgagttgtaatctgagcaatagtctcatgtaattaaaaaaataaataaatagtcaAAGAAAAGTCAAGGAGGCCAAAAGGACATTCGAAAGAGTCAGAAACCAGAATCCAAGTTTTGACAATATTTCTAGAAAAATAATGGCCTAGACCTAGCATACCAAAGTGCAAGGGAAAAGTTGACACCAAGCCTACAACGTGGACATGAATCTGTCTGGAAGAAGACTAGATCCACAAGGATGATGTACATGACATGATTGCATTTgcagaaattcaaaatctacCGTCTTATTACACAGAAAATCAAACGTGCGGAAAAATCAGCTGACTTAAATATGTTTAGCCACTCAATCACACACAAGAACTTGGGTACTCCACAAacctttaaaattaattaaaagaagagCAGGCATTCACTGGAAAAAAATGTTCTGCATTCCTCACTTCAAAGAATATGCCAAATGCACAAGATACATGTTTATGGGTAGATCAAGAAGAAAACTTCCTATCTAGAAATTATCAAATAGCATGCAGTCCAGAAAAGGCAGAATTGCCaaactcaaaatttacctCCGAAAAAGCACATGCTCGGACAATATGCTTGTGTTCAAAGGAGTGTTTTTCGTCCCCAGTCAATGCATCCCATAATTTCCTGCAAAAGataagaggagcataaaacATAGGAACAATAAACCATCAGAtgaattatctaaaaaattaaggattttCAATTAGGTCAGAGCTAACTAACAATGATTTGCCGAGTAACCATTCACTTCAGAGTTCTATACTTcgtacaaatatatttttctcgAATGCAAGTCATTGTCACCTCGTGAAACTTCATAATCTTATTATGATACCAAATGTTAGGCAGCCCAAGTAAGCATTTTTCCCAAGGAAGCCAAATAACTACTTCAATTCATAAATATACAAGGTAAACAGTATGTTGACAAGAAATGCTCAACTACTTACGCAGTAAAATCTGCCGAGCCAGATGCAGAAAATAAAGCATTAGCATCCAGGCAGCAACTCCACACTGCACCTTTATGTCCTTCAAAGGTACCAATCCAATCCCCAGTCTCCCCATTTCTCAACATTGGACTAGAATCTACATTTAGAACATCATATAATCAAACAGAGTTTTGAAACTGCAGAATACATTCACGGTCATTGATATGTAGCACGGTTTCTCATGAATAAACTCAACAAAGTAAAATCACAGCCCCAAATCAGCACATAGCCCATAATTGCTATACACTATCTAGCTAAGCTCATAAAACATGATTGAATACATATCAATGCTACCAATATTATAAAGTCATTGCATTATGAATGTTCAGCGGAAACCGCCTACAATGATAAACGATCACTAAAagactattaaaaaatattccaaTTCACCATTACATAACCAAATAATCCATGGTCTGCAATAAACAGCcatcaaatgaaaatcaaaccGGAGTCAATCATTTTCACTAACTGACTATTCAATAAGAACCAACCCACAAGATTAAGTTATGATCGGACAGTGGACCCAGATGAACATAGCAAAAGTACAACCGAATATCAAATCcactacaaaaatattaaatcactaaataataaaatgatcagcaaaatgaagaattaaagaaaatccaGCTCAAAATCATGgaactatattaaaaaaatagacgTTCAACATTCAGCTACATACATAAGCGCATCATCagttaacaaataaataaagagaagTTAAGCAAAAACAGCGTCGTACCCTTGCTAGCACTGACAAGAAAGAACCCATCAGGAGTGATCGGACTGTAAAATAAATCGACCACTGGCCGTGAGTGCCCGTGGCAGACTAATGGCACTGCCACTTTTCTCTTGTCCATTTCTCAAAAAATCAACCGAAATGAAagatctttataaaatttatcaaaacaatCTATAGATCAAAAATTCAAgatacagttttttttttggttacttATTTTATACCTTGAACAAAACTGGGTCAGCTTCAAATTCAAGATTAATTCACAGTTTATATAAcaagaaatgtcattttttgttaatttttttaaatgtaactGGGAAGAAACCCAGGTTTTAGGGgattgaaagaatttttttttttttggtacttTTAGTGAGgccaataaattttgattgccGACGCTACGAAATTGAAataatgtttatgtttataaaaCTGGATAAAAAGAGAAGACAAGAACAGAACTGTGTATCAAGGGCCAACTGAGCAGCGAAGATATTGAGGCAAGCGCCTGGTCCCTTTTATAGTGGGgcaatttgtttttatttatttatttaatataatttctagAACATGAATGAGAAGGCTTAAAATTGGTAAAATTGAAGGTTCTGa
This window contains:
- the LOC102619037 gene encoding uncharacterized protein LOC102619037 is translated as MDKRKVAVPLVCHGHSRPVVDLFYSPITPDGFFLVSASKDSSPMLRNGETGDWIGTFEGHKGAVWSCCLDANALFSASGSADFTAKLWDALTGDEKHSFEHKHIVRACAFSEDTHLLLTGGFEKILRIFDLNRPDASPREVGNSSGSIRTVAWLHSDQTILSSCTDSGGVRLWDARSGKIVQTLETKSPVTSAEVSRDGRYITTADGSSVKFWDANHFGLVKSYNMPCNTESASLEPKLGNIFIAGGEDMWVHVFDFHTGEQIGCNKGHHGPVHCVRFSPGGESYASGSEDGTIRIWQTNPPNHEENHSGTGNAQTGKLKASTDEVTRKIEGFHINKEGKAEEKQKIANA